A single Halobellus ruber DNA region contains:
- a CDS encoding DUF7346 family protein: protein MQTVRDAAGDRYLLVKRSAESSRIRDPDTGEEEYRPNDALTFESETPLSVRAAAVPAPVRRVVAAVHDDRSLGLLLDLVDRGPLAAVDLLASTDLCESDLHGLLTEFRAADLAVETAVSGERGYDATDTAREAVASLRTVGGDEE from the coding sequence ATGCAAACCGTCCGCGACGCCGCCGGGGACCGGTATCTGCTCGTGAAGCGCTCCGCGGAGTCGAGCCGGATCCGCGACCCCGACACCGGCGAGGAGGAGTACCGCCCCAACGACGCGCTGACCTTCGAGTCGGAGACGCCGCTCTCGGTCCGGGCGGCCGCCGTCCCCGCCCCCGTCCGCCGGGTCGTGGCCGCAGTCCACGACGACCGCTCGCTCGGACTTTTACTCGATCTCGTCGACCGCGGGCCGCTCGCGGCCGTCGACCTGCTCGCGTCCACGGACCTGTGTGAGTCGGACCTCCACGGGCTTCTGACGGAGTTCCGCGCCGCCGACCTCGCGGTCGAGACGGCGGTTAGCGGCGAGCGGGGGTACGACGCGACCGACACGGCGCGGGAGGCGGTGGCGTCGCTACGGACGGTCGGCGGCGACGAGGAGTAA
- a CDS encoding DUF7322 domain-containing protein codes for MPSRFDEWPDEPDEPDPEARWDSPEDDLVSIPSVEDGDPDAEGAGIEVDGEVAKFFWVSVIYANVALGGVAVGLLLVGFRGRVTVGAIAVAVGLLALYRTYDVYRRYREHVGESNEAGEAERGSDPDTGAEGADDGSG; via the coding sequence GTGCCTTCGAGGTTCGACGAGTGGCCGGACGAACCCGACGAGCCGGATCCGGAGGCCCGCTGGGACTCCCCCGAGGACGACCTCGTATCGATCCCGAGCGTAGAGGACGGCGACCCCGACGCGGAGGGGGCGGGCATCGAGGTCGACGGCGAGGTCGCGAAGTTCTTCTGGGTCTCCGTGATCTACGCCAACGTTGCGCTCGGGGGGGTCGCCGTCGGGTTGCTGCTCGTCGGCTTTCGTGGCCGGGTAACGGTCGGCGCGATCGCGGTCGCTGTCGGGTTGCTGGCGCTCTATCGGACCTACGACGTCTACCGGCGATACCGGGAGCACGTCGGCGAGAGCAACGAGGCCGGGGAAGCGGAACGCGGCAGCGACCCCGACACCGGCGCCGAGGGGGCCGACGACGGATCCGGGTGA
- a CDS encoding DUF7331 family protein: MVDPENSGRTDRSPATPTRVGEASGLTAVESYEVDGGIVFYDPQNPLAWVEASGSVSLAERC; encoded by the coding sequence ATGGTCGACCCTGAAAACTCCGGACGGACGGATCGGTCGCCAGCCACGCCCACGCGAGTGGGGGAAGCGAGCGGGCTCACAGCGGTCGAGTCCTACGAGGTAGACGGCGGGATCGTGTTCTACGACCCCCAGAACCCGCTGGCGTGGGTCGAAGCCTCTGGCAGCGTCTCGCTCGCCGAACGGTGCTGA
- a CDS encoding ABC transporter ATP-binding protein, which translates to MATLEINNLHASVAEDGGEQILRGVDLEVNSGEIHALMGPNGSGKSTTAKVIAGHPAYEVTDGEILLHLEDGDFGEDFEIPADKRTWDLLDLEPNERAALGIFLGFQYPAEIEGVTMTNFLRTALNAKLDEREELFEDEKEETEADADEDIEEAAGYDSSPMEGAADEGEIGVAEFQQLLKEKMEQLDMDEKFMQRYLNAGFSGGEKKQNEVLQAALLEPSIAVLDEIDSGLDIDRLQDVSNGINALRDEQGSGVLQITHYQRILDYVEPDHVHVMLDGKIAKSGDASLAQDLEDEGYDWVREEAYEAA; encoded by the coding sequence ATGGCCACACTTGAGATCAACAACCTCCACGCGAGCGTAGCGGAGGACGGCGGCGAACAGATTCTTCGTGGTGTCGACCTGGAGGTCAACTCCGGGGAGATCCACGCCCTGATGGGCCCCAACGGGTCCGGGAAGTCCACGACTGCGAAGGTCATCGCCGGCCACCCCGCCTACGAGGTCACCGACGGGGAGATCCTGCTGCACCTCGAGGACGGCGACTTCGGCGAGGACTTCGAGATCCCCGCGGACAAGCGCACCTGGGACCTGCTCGATCTGGAACCCAACGAGCGGGCGGCGCTGGGGATCTTCCTCGGCTTCCAGTACCCCGCGGAGATCGAGGGCGTCACGATGACGAACTTCCTCCGGACCGCGCTCAACGCCAAACTCGATGAGCGCGAGGAGCTCTTCGAGGACGAGAAAGAGGAGACAGAAGCCGACGCCGACGAGGACATCGAGGAGGCGGCCGGCTACGACTCCTCCCCGATGGAGGGCGCCGCCGACGAGGGCGAGATCGGCGTCGCGGAGTTCCAGCAGCTCCTGAAGGAGAAGATGGAGCAGCTGGATATGGACGAGAAGTTCATGCAGCGGTACCTCAACGCCGGCTTCTCCGGCGGCGAGAAGAAGCAGAACGAGGTGCTGCAGGCGGCGCTGTTGGAGCCGTCGATCGCGGTGCTCGACGAGATCGACTCCGGGCTGGACATCGACCGGCTCCAGGACGTCTCCAACGGGATCAACGCCCTCCGCGACGAGCAGGGGAGTGGGGTCCTCCAGATCACCCACTACCAGCGGATCCTCGACTACGTCGAACCCGACCACGTCCACGTGATGCTCGACGGCAAGATCGCAAAGAGCGGCGACGCGTCGCTCGCACAGGACCTCGAGGACGAGGGGTACGACTGGGTCCGCGAGGAAGCCTACGAGGCGGCGTAA